The genomic DNA AACCTGTAACACGCCCACTTTATCCCTGACAGAACAATATGATTATATAAAACGTGGACGGGGGAACTATATCATATCAAACACTGACTAGTGTCACATCCCAGTTTGAACTTGAAAACGTTTTCGACCAGCCACCTCGCTGAGCAATGTCCAGTTTGCAAACTGACGAGAAAGAAAGATGCCTTAGACCAACGGACCCTCGCACAAAGCCCCTGAGGTTATATGTATCCATATCGTGAGGTTATCTGTAGAGAAAACTCACGTTTGACGCCTCTGTGGCAGAGGGAGCTCATCCTCACCAGGGCCGCCATCTTGAACGAACAAGGTCACGCACCGCGCTCACCCGGAAGTACTTAAAATAGTCGGCGGAGGAAAGAGAGATATTGGGTGATGATTGTGGTACAAACTGTCAATAATTAGGCATTACTATATGTTTAAAAAagtgtgttattattttgtcaCTGTTTAGATACGCGCTGCTGAGTTAGTAGCTTTTCTTTCTCCCCACTTCCGGGTTCTGTCACTCTTTCGCCACACTTCCTGTTTCTGTCACTCGTGCTTCCTGTGCTGGTGTGTGCAGTGCCGGGCAAGGTCACTTCTCTTCCCCAGGCAGATTCCCCTCTGAAACGTGATTGAAACATGTCCGATTTGGACTTCTCCGCCGCCGGCATCTCCGACAAGGCAGAAGCCTCCGAGTTGCAAAGGATGATCGCGATCGAGCAGCAGAAAGCACAGTTTCAGGCACAGGTTAGTAAGTATGCGGGGCCTTAACAAATGCGGAGGATGCACCAGTGTACTGAGAGTAAGTGTGCACGGTAATGTATAGCATGCGATGTAGAGATCAGGTATACTATTTACTAATGTAATGTAGATTGTAGATAGTTACATACACGACTCCATCATTGCATGCCTCACACCCGCATTGTATAATCTTGAAAAATATACAGTGCGGGTGTGAGGCATGCATATTGCATTGCATGGGAGGCATGCATTGGTGGGGTAGTGTATATAACTATGCAAATGTACCCTTCTCTGTCTACAATTAGGTGCACAACTTCACGGACGTGTGCTGGGACAAGTGCGTGGATAAGCCGGGCTCCAAGCTGGACTCACGCACGGAGATGTGCCTGGTGAACTGCGTGGAGCGCTTCATCGACACCACACTGACCATCACCAACCGCTTCACGCAGATGGTGCAGAAGGGCTCCCACTGAGGCCCCGCGGCACTTGCGCCCGGTCCTGGTGTCAGTGTCCCCCAGCGTGGGTTGCGTGCAGAGTGGGCACCTCCCATCCAAGACCAACACACCGCTGGGAAAACAGCAGTGGCGCTCAAAAAGAACTGGACTTGAAATCCAGCGATGCATCATCCCAGACTGTACAGAGACACACTTTCACCATCCTTCCCCCTCTCTACAGTGGGACCTCCCAGCTAACAGTATTACAACTACACCGTTGTGAGTTAGCTGGGCATGCCACAGCACTCTGTGTTTAAGGCTGAGTTATTCTGATCCTCAAGGAACGCtgtaaaatcaatattaaaacaatctttgtatgtattatatgcTGTATGTGTGCATATGTCTGTATTATTTCTACAATTGACATTCAGTCCAGTACCACCTGTCAGGATGTATTCAGTGTGGCCCCCTGGGTTGTACTGTAACTATGGGTTTAAACAGATTAAGTTATAGTAAATCAAAATGT from Amia ocellicauda isolate fAmiCal2 chromosome 1, fAmiCal2.hap1, whole genome shotgun sequence includes the following:
- the timm8b gene encoding mitochondrial import inner membrane translocase subunit Tim8 B, with the translated sequence MSDLDFSAAGISDKAEASELQRMIAIEQQKAQFQAQVHNFTDVCWDKCVDKPGSKLDSRTEMCLVNCVERFIDTTLTITNRFTQMVQKGSH